From the Solanum lycopersicum chromosome 10, SLM_r2.1 genome, one window contains:
- the LOC101246572 gene encoding SKP1-like protein 1B, producing the protein MIVLRSSDGETFEVDKAVALESQTIKHMIEDNCADTSIPLPNITSKILALVIEYCKRHLEVAKVEDKIAEEDLKTFDAEFVKVDQSTLFNLILAVNYLNIKSLMDLTCQTVAEMIKGKTPEEIRKTFNIKNDFTPEEEEEVRRENAWAFE; encoded by the exons ATGATCGTTTTGAGAAGCTCCGATGGAGAGACCTTTGAGGTCGATAAGGCGGTGGCGCTGGAATCACAGACCATTAAGCATATGATAGAGGACAACTGCGCTGACACCAGCATCCCTCTTCCCAACATTACTAGCAAGATCTTAGCCCTGGTCATTGAATACTGCAAGCGCCATTTGGAGGTTGCTAAAGTTGAGGATAAGATTGCTGAAGAGGATCTCAAGACTTTTGATGCTGAATTCGTTAAAGTTGATCAGAGCACCCTTTTCAATCTCATTCTA GCTGTCAACTATTTGAACATCAAGAGCTTGATGGATCTGACATGTCAGACAGTAGCAGAGATGATCAAGGGAAAGACGCCTGAAGAGATACGAAAGACATTCAACATCAAGAATGACTTCACTCctgaagaagaggaagaagtcCGGAGGGAGAATGCCTGGGCATTCGAGTGA
- the LOC101246871 gene encoding SKP1-like protein 1B — protein sequence MIVLRCSDGETFEVDKAVALESQTIKHMIEDDCADTSIPLPNITSKILALVIEYCKRHLEVAKVEDQTAEEDLKTFDAEFVKVDQSTLFNLILAANYLNIKSLMDLTCQTVAEMIKGKTPEEIRKTFNIKNDFTPEEEEEVRRENAWAFE from the exons ATGATCGTTTTGAGATGCTCCGATGGAGAGACCTTTGAGGTAGATAAGGCGGTGGCATTGGAATCACAGACCATTAAGCATATGATAGAGGACGACTGCGCTGACACCAGCATCCCTCTGCCCAACATTACTAGCAAGATCTTAGCCCTGGTCATTGAATACTGCAAGCGCCATTTGGAGGTTGCTAAAGTTGAGGATCAGACTGCTGAAGAGGATCTCAAGACTTTTGATGCTGAATTCGTTAAAGTTGATCAGAGCACCCTTTTCAATCTCATTCTA GCTGCCAACTATTTGAACATCAAGAGCTTGATGGATCTGACATGTCAGACAGTAGCAGAGATGATCAAGGGAAAGACGCCTGAAGAGATACGAAAGACATTCAACATCAAGAATGACTTCACTCctgaagaagaggaagaagtcCGGAGGGAGAATGCCTGGGCATTCGAGTGA